A stretch of DNA from Mycobacteriales bacterium:
CCGTGTCTACCTGCACCTGCTGGCCCGGCCCTACGAGTCGGTGACGGTCCGCGGCGTTCGCGTACGCCGGGTCCGTGCGGTCACCCACGTCGCCTCGGGAACGCCGCTCGGCTGGCAGCCGCGGCTGGCCGCCGCCGACGAGCTCGGGCTGGCCGGCGACCCGGTCGGCGAGATCGTCGTCGAGGTGCCCGACGAGTGCATCGACGACCACGCCACGGTGATCGCCCTGGACCTCTGAGCCGCCAGGTCCGGGCTCAGGCCACCCGGCGGAGCCGGGCCGACAGGTGCGGTTGCATCTCCTGGCCGACCGCCGCCATGTCCATGGCGTACATCAGCTCGTCACCCACCAGGCCGTAGAGCCGGTGCTCGGCGGTGACCTCCTTGGCGGTCCGGGTGCGTGCCAGCAGGTCCGTGGCGATCTCGACCTTCGTGCCGTCGACCCGGCCGTAGAAGATCTCGACGAGGCCGGTCGGCTGGGCCAGGAGCACCTCGACCGACCCGTCGTCCTGCGGCCGCCAGAAACCGACCTCGCGGCCCATCGGCACGTCGGGGTCGTCGACCCGCCAGGTGCGCGAGGCGTACTGCACG
This window harbors:
- a CDS encoding FABP family protein, which gives rise to MTLDFLLGTWRGEGVGGYPTLEQDFAYGQEISFTTYGKPVVQYASRTWRVDDPDVPMGREVGFWRPQDDGSVEVLLAQPTGLVEIFYGRVDGTKVEIATDLLARTRTAKEVTAEHRLYGLVGDELMYAMDMAAVGQEMQPHLSARLRRVA